CCCCGCCGAGGAGGAGCTCGCCGACATTCTCAGCCTGGATGAATTTCTCATCCGCCGTCCTGAAGCGACATTTCTGCTGACCGTCACCGGCGATTCGATGATCGAAGCAGGTATCCACCCCGGTGATTTCGTGCTGGTGGAACGCGGCGCCCAGCCCAAAAACAACGACATCGTCGTTGCACAAGTGGACGACGAATGGACCCTGAAGTATTTCATCCGCGACCAAGAGGGCGTCCGATTGGATCCCGCCAACCGCAAGTACTCCCCCATCCGACCGCGCCGTTCCCTGGTCATCGGGGGCGTGGTCCGTGCCGTAATCCGAAAATATCGCTGAGACGATGAACCCCCCCGCCCTCTCATCCCTCCCCCCTCCCTGGCGGCTCGATGACTTTCCGCACGCAATCATCCATTTCGACGGCGACGCATTTTTCACCTCTGTCGAACAAGCCCTCAACCCCGCCCTCCGCGGCCGGCCCGTCGTCACCGGCAAAGAGCGCGGCATCATCGCCTGCGCCTCCTATGAAGCCAAAGCGCTGGGCATCCGCCGCGGTCTGCCACTGTGGGAAGCACGCCGCCGTTGTCCCGACCTGGTCGTGCTCCCCAGCGACTACGAGACCTACAGCCTGATGTCGCTGCGAATGTTTGAGATCGTCCGCCGTTTCACGCCGATGGTGGAGGAGCACTCAATTGACGAGGGCTTTGCAGACCTCACCGGCCTTCGCCGTCTGTTCCGGGACGACTACCTCGGCATCGCGCGACGCATCCAAACTGCCATCGCCGATGAACTCGGCCTCACCGTCTCCATCGGACTGAGCCTCACCAAGAGTCTGGCCAAGCTCGCCTCAGACCTCCGCAAACCCGCCGGACTGACCGCTGTCCCGGGCATCGAGCTCCACCGCTTTCTCGCCGACCGACCCTTGGAGGAAGTGTGGGGCTTCGGTCCCAACACGGTGGCACTGTTGCACAAACACGGTCTGCGCACCGCGCTGGACTTCGTTCGACGACCCGCTACTTGGGCACAACGGCTCCTTGGAAAAATCGGCCTCGACATTTGGAACGAGCTCCGCGGCGATCTGGTCTATCCCGTCCAAACGGCGCCCAAACCACCGCAGGTCACCATCAGCAAGGGCAAAACCTTCACCGCCCCTTCCATCGACCGTGAATTCATCTACGCCCGCCTGATCCGCAACGCCGAGTCGGCCTTCATCAAACTGCGTCGCCACCATCTCCGGGCCCGCTCGCTGCTGGCGGTGCTGGTGCGCCAGGACTTCCGGCGGCGCGCCGCCGGCGCGCGGTTCGATCGTGCCACCGCCGCCATCCACGACGCGTTACCCGCGCTGCGAACCCTATTCGACCAGCTCCACGAACCGAACGTGCCCTACCGAGCCACGATGGTGGTCCTCAGCGAACTGGAACCCGACCATATCGAGCAGCCGGAACTTTTCGAAGATCGCCCCCGCATCGAACGGATGACCGCTGCCTCGCGGGTGATGGACGCGGTCCGTGAACTGTACGGCAAACACCGCCTCGCCCTCGGCACCGCTCTGTTTCTGCCCCGCCACCCCCGCACCGACCGCGACGAGGAGCCTTGGCGCCACGCGCTGCGGCTGCCCGGCGAAACCGCCCGCCGCCGCCTCGGCATCCCCGTCTGGCGCATCACTGTCTGACCTCCATCTCCCGTGCGGCTCCACTTTGCCCCCGCACTCCCCTCCGCCACCTCCCCAAGCCCCACCACCTCTTTCGGCCACGGTTTGAATCCGCCCCCGATCTGGAGTACGAAGTTCCGACCATGCTCGCGCTGCTCCGCATCTGCGCAACCCTGTCCGCCGGACTGCTCGCCGGTGTCACCGTCGCCCCGGCGCAGAAATCCGAACGCGTGCTGCTGGATGGCTATGCGGCGTTCGTGAACGACCGGCCGATTCTGATCAGCGATGTGCTGCGGTATGCGCAGAGCGCGGACCGACAGGCGGTAAAAACCCTCAGCGGCCCCGAACTGGAAGAGGCGCTCCAGCGCAACTACCAGGCCGGACTGCGCGCGTTGATCGAGCGCGAACTCATCCTGGCCGAAGCCGAGCGACGAAAACTGGACCTCCCCGACGCGGTGGTGGACGCCCACATCAACCAGCTCGTGCGAGAACGGTTTGAGGGGGGGCGAGCCGCGCTGCTTGCCGCGCTCGCCGCGGAAGGTCTCACCTACGAGGAATATCGCCGTCAGATCCGGGACGATCTGCGAGTGATGCTGCTACGGCGCCAAGAGGTGAACGACCGGGTAACGGTGCCGCCCGCGCAACTTTATTCGGCTTACCTCGCCCGATTGGCCTCCTACCAGCAGCCCGAACAGGTCCGCATTCGGCTGCTGGTGCTCCGTAAAGGGGCGACGCCGGAAGAGGCCGCGGCACGGCGGCGTCTCGCGGAAACTCTCGTCGAGCGTGTCCGCCGGGGCGAGTCGTTTGCCGACCTTGCCCGAGAGTTTTCCGAAGGGCCCGCCGCCGCGCAGGGCGGCGACCTCGGCTGGCGCCAACCTGCGGAACTGCGGCCGGAGATCGCCGCCACGGTGCGGACACTGCGTCCCGGCGAGGTGAGCCCCGTGATCGAACTGCCGGAAGAATTCCATCTCGTCGCCCTGGAGGCCCGACGCGAAGCGCGCGTGCGCCCCTTCACAGAGGTCGCGCCGGAACTGGAACGGGAACTCCTCAAACAGCAAACCGAGCAGCGGCTGGACGAATGGTTGAGCGAGCTGCGGGTCCGCCATTACGTTCGCGTGTTGCAGGAAACCCGCCCCTGAGACTGAAGATGAGCCGCCTCCTGCTCGCGATTACGCTCGGCGATCCCAACGGCATCGGCCCGGAAATTGTGCTGAAGGCTGCGAGGGATCGAAGATGGCCGCGCGCCGTGAGTGCGGTGGTGGTGGGCGAACCCGAGGTGCTCTGCGCGGCGGCGGCGGAACTCGGTTGCCCGCCGCCCCCCATCGCGGATGACCCTACACGTCCGCCTGGGACGCGCCTGTCAATCTGGAGGCCGCCCGATTCGCCCCCTGTGCGCCGCCGCCCCGGCCGCGTCTGCGCCGAGGCCGGCCGCGCGTCCGCCGCCTGGGTCCGC
Above is a window of Kiritimatiellia bacterium DNA encoding:
- the lexA gene encoding transcriptional repressor LexA: MTTRRLKWDEKLRRLREFVRSNGRLPGYQELMKLMRFRSSHSAFRLWTRLVRLGYVRKDSTGKLAPTVRLRGTLRMLGTVAAGFPSPAEEELADILSLDEFLIRRPEATFLLTVTGDSMIEAGIHPGDFVLVERGAQPKNNDIVVAQVDDEWTLKYFIRDQEGVRLDPANRKYSPIRPRRSLVIGGVVRAVIRKYR
- a CDS encoding DNA polymerase IV translates to MNPPALSSLPPPWRLDDFPHAIIHFDGDAFFTSVEQALNPALRGRPVVTGKERGIIACASYEAKALGIRRGLPLWEARRRCPDLVVLPSDYETYSLMSLRMFEIVRRFTPMVEEHSIDEGFADLTGLRRLFRDDYLGIARRIQTAIADELGLTVSIGLSLTKSLAKLASDLRKPAGLTAVPGIELHRFLADRPLEEVWGFGPNTVALLHKHGLRTALDFVRRPATWAQRLLGKIGLDIWNELRGDLVYPVQTAPKPPQVTISKGKTFTAPSIDREFIYARLIRNAESAFIKLRRHHLRARSLLAVLVRQDFRRRAAGARFDRATAAIHDALPALRTLFDQLHEPNVPYRATMVVLSELEPDHIEQPELFEDRPRIERMTAASRVMDAVRELYGKHRLALGTALFLPRHPRTDRDEEPWRHALRLPGETARRRLGIPVWRITV
- a CDS encoding peptidylprolyl isomerase produces the protein MLALLRICATLSAGLLAGVTVAPAQKSERVLLDGYAAFVNDRPILISDVLRYAQSADRQAVKTLSGPELEEALQRNYQAGLRALIERELILAEAERRKLDLPDAVVDAHINQLVRERFEGGRAALLAALAAEGLTYEEYRRQIRDDLRVMLLRRQEVNDRVTVPPAQLYSAYLARLASYQQPEQVRIRLLVLRKGATPEEAAARRRLAETLVERVRRGESFADLAREFSEGPAAAQGGDLGWRQPAELRPEIAATVRTLRPGEVSPVIELPEEFHLVALEARREARVRPFTEVAPELERELLKQQTEQRLDEWLSELRVRHYVRVLQETRP